The following DNA comes from Alnus glutinosa chromosome 6, dhAlnGlut1.1, whole genome shotgun sequence.
GCCAACTTTCCATCGCGGGCGGTGACGTGGCAATTACCGAGCGAATGCTGATGGCAGGATTTCGATTCCCTTTCACTGGGATTGCCAGGGAACTGCTAGTGCAGCTGGGGGTGGCCCCATCTCAGATAAAACTGAACGGATGGAGATACTTGTTTGCTTCTTTCGACCTTTGGAGGATCAAGCTTCAGAAGAGGATGTCTGTAGCCGAATTCCTCACCATTTACCGAGCTGGCTTCCGAAGAGATGGCACGGTAGAGTTTACTGTCCGCAAGAAACCGTCTTTCATTCACCTGGCTTGGAGATATTCTAATAACAAAGAATGGAAGAAGCAAATCTTCAAAGTCTCTGGCTAGTGGGAGAGAGGCGAGTCCTCAACGTCCCAAGACCGAAGGGTACCTCGGGAATGGGCCCGTATGAGAGTCGGGGCTGCAGAAGCCCCTGAGCTGACTGATGAGCAGGCTGACAATGTCGACGCCATGCTTGCCTTTGCGAAGGATACGCCCGCCGAAGAGGCGTCGGTGGTGCTGGACTTCGACCACCTCGTGACAAACGAGAATATGCGAAATATTCTTGGTTGCGATATTCCTATCTCCGATATTCCCTTTTTGAAGGTGAGGAAGGGTAAATCCCAAAAACCAAAGGAAGATCCCGCGCCTACTTCCCGGAAGGGCAAAGAAAAGGTTCCCGAGGGACCGAAGAAGTCTAAGGAGCATGAAAAGGCTCCAAAAACTGTCAAAAAACTTCTTCCGGACGCCCAACGGATCGGTGCCGAGCAGGAAGCAAAAGCCAAGAAAGCGGCCGAGAAAAAGGCCACCGAGAAGAAAACTGCCGAGCTGAAGGTTACCGAGAAGTCGGCGGGAAAATCAAAGGCTTCCCAAGAAAGGCCTCAGTTGGGCAAGGGGCCTGAGGGGGAGCCTGCTAAGAAAAAACCAAGGATTGAGGCGGCACGATCGTATCTCAAATCAATTGGTTCGGCGGTTAAGGTTATTCCCATTCGCGCCGAACCCTTGTCGATGATCACCTCCGAACAGTCACTTCAGAATGccgaggaggaggaggaggaggctgTGCCTCATCATTCATCACCAGGCGGAGTACCAGTGCTTCGTGATGAGGATGTACTCAGCGCGCAGCCTACGGGCCAGGATGCGCCTCTTACGTCCGTGGCTGGGGAAGAAGGGGTTCAGAGCGCCCTTCCTGAAAGTGGTTCGGCCTTACCCGAGTTGCTGAGCGCACATATAGAAACCGAGGTCGAGACCCTTCAAGTATCGCAGCCAGAAGTGGTCGCTGAGGTCGGTGATGATGCGGGATCCATCCGGGCCGAAGCTGATAGTGTGGCCGTCAGGATAAGTATCGGGCCCTCAGTTTATATTGTGGTCGATGAAGCAGGGCCAAGTTCTAGCAGGCCCTCTATCAGCCTGAGGGCCGATCAGACTGGGCCAATGGCAGTGTCTACTTATGATTCCATCGGGTTTTTTAGGCCAGCCCGAGAATACGAGTATGACGAGGCCTCACTAGAAGAGCGCTTGGCTGGGCCTATTATGGATGCAGTACGGGCTCTAACCCCGGCCGATTACTTAGGGCAAAGTACCGCTGGGTACATTCCCTCTAAGGATATGATCGCTGCATTGGTCCGACTTCAGACCATGGTAAGTTTATTTTGatctctttccctttttttttttttttttatttatttttatacttgTTTTTAACCTTTTCCTTGCTCCGCAGCAATTGGTGGACACCCTTGCCCTGTTCGACCAGCACAGGTTTTTCCACCGGGACCAGGTTCCGATCATAGCCAGACTTCCGCACCGGATTtccgagcttgagctcgagttGGCTCAAAGACAATCCCTTGACTCAGAGGTGGCTAGGCTGAATAAGCTTCTTGCCGAGCGAGAGTCGGAATTAGCAAAACATGATGAGCTAGTTGCTGACACCGAGCTTAGGCGAAATGCAGCCGAGGAAACCAGCCGAGGATTATCCGCCTAGCTGGATGCGAGGACTCGCGAGATATTCGCACTCAAGACTCACACTGACAATATCAAGGCGAAGTATTCGGCTACATCATGCAGTAATACAACTCTACGGGCCAATCTGAGCGCTGCGACAGCACAAAGGAAAGTCGCCGAACAAGCTCAACGGACTGCCGAAGAAGCTCAAAAAGCTGCTGAGGAGAAGCTAAAAGAGGTTGAATCGGGTTTACAAATAGCTCGGGCAAGTTTACAAGAGGCGAAATCCAAGTGTCACGAGCTTCGGAAGAAGTCTAAGCACTATAAATCGAAGGCCACTTGCTATAAAGCAAGGGCAGATCGGTTTCATAGTCAGATCTTGGCATTTACAAAGGTTCGAGACCAAACCTAGGTTAACGGATTTAGGTGGGGTTTTGATTCCCTTAAAGAATTTGTGCTTAACCCTTCGACGCCTTCTCCAAATTTTGCCGAGCTGAACTATACCGAATTTATGGACGTTCCCGAGGAAGCTATCTTAGAGCTGAGAGGAATAGGCCGAAACTTGATTCCTGATGTCCCGGATTGGGTTGGTGATGACGCAGACCCTGTTGGTGAGGTTATTGAGCCGGCGAATTTAAACGCTTTGACTGAGGCCGTTGATATCGAAGCTTCTACTGCTCAAGTTTTCGGAGAACCGAATACCGAGAAACCTtagctggttttttttttttttttttttgtaagcttCGACTTTTTGTAAGACTTTGCATTTTCTTTGATATACATGACATTCGACATTTTTGCACAACATTTATGCTTAGCCAGTCTGTGTGGTACTAGTACCGTCTGAGTTTTACACTTAAACCAATTTTTGGCTAAGTGTAGATTTTAGTATATCTAGTATCGTCTAAGTTTTACACTTAGAATTATTCCGATTTGAACCCTCTCAACGTGGCTCAAGTCTCGGTATTATTTCGACTTCAACCCTCTCAATGTGATTGAAGTCTcggctcgaatcccctcaacgtgattcgagtcatgttatttttccgacttgaatcccctcaatgtgattcaagtctcggctcgaATCCCTTCAACGTAATTCGAGTCATGTTATttttccgacttgaatcccctcaatgtgattcaagtctcggctcgaatcccctcaacgtgatttgAGTCATGTTATttttccgacttgaatcccctcaacgtaattcaagtctcggctcgaATCCCTTCAACGTGATTCGAGCCATGTTATTTTTCCGACTTGAATctcctcaacgtgattcaagtctcggctcgGACCtcctcaacgtgattcgagtcatgTAATTTGCGAATGTTGTCTATGGATGTAATATGATGTCTGAATCTGCATTTCATTGATAAACGATAAAgtcaaaaaacaaacaaattactATAATATTTCCGGAGATGCTCGACATTCCATGGTCATTACAGCTTCATCCCGTTTGGATCTTCAAGATGGTATGCTCCCTTTGGGTTGACTTTGATAACTCGGAATGGTCCTTCCTAGCCTGGCCCTAATTTCCCTTCTGTGTGGTCTTTAGCTGCTGAAGTTACCATCCGAAGCACCCAATCACTGGTATTGAACGATTGGGGctttacttttttgttataataccgAGCTGCTTTTGCTTTATACGCAGAAGTTCTGACTTTTGCTTCTTCTCGTTTTTCTTCCAGAAGATCAAGGTGCAGCTTTAATCCTTCACTATTGAATTCGGGATTATAATGCTGAATGCGAAAGCTCGGGGAACCTATTTCGACGGGGATCACTGCTTCGACTCCGAATGCCAGCAAATACGGAGTTTCGAAAGTTGCCGAGCTGGGTGttgttcggtacgaccacatgACTTCCAGCAAATATTCCACCCATCCTCCTTTACGCTTCGGgagttttttcttcaatatttttaccAGAGTTTTGTTTGTTGCTTCAACCTGCCCATTTGGCTGAGGGTAATATACCGATGAGAAAAAATGTCGGATTTTGAGCTCGATGCACCAATCCTGGAATGGTTTGCAGTCAAACTGCGTTCCATTGTCAGTTACTAAGGCATAAGGTATCCCGAATCTACATATGATCGCCTTCCATAGAAAAATTTTTGATTGCCCCGGTTGTGATAGTCATTAAAGGCCCCGCTTTTGCACATTTGGTGAAGTAATCTACTGCGACCACTAGAAATCTGCAATTCCCTTTTCCTGTGGGCATGGGCCCTACAATGTCAACCCCCCACTGGGCAAATGGCAATGGTGAGGAGACAGAGCTAAGTTCTGCTGGGGGGTTGGTGTGGAACTTTGCAAACCTTTGGCATTTGTCGCATCTTCGGACCATCTCCATCGACTCCCGATTCATTGTTGGCCAATAGTAGCCAGCCCGCACAGTCTTGTGCGCTAACATTCTACCACCCGAGTGACTGCCGCAGACTCCCTCGTGAATTTCTTTCAATACATACTCGGCCTCAGTTGTTGAAAGGCATTTTAGGAGTGGGAGTGTATAACCTCGGCGATATAGGATTTCACCAATTAGAGTATACCGTGCTGACTGCATCCTGATTTTTCGAGCTTCCTTTTATCATCCGGCAGTTGCCCATTCTTCAGATATTCAATCACGTGCCTTGCCCATTTAGGATTTACGTAGGCGTCATCGATCTGCATCACCGATCCAGTGTCATCCACAGAAGGCTTGTCCAAAATGTAACTCGGTGTTTCGAGGCCGAAATCTTTTCGTCCGTTGCCGACCCTAGCCGAGCTAGTACATCGGCTTGTTCGTTTTCGGTTCTTGGGTTCTGTGTGACCACCACTCGTTCGAAGCAGTCCCAAAAACCAAATACCTTGGCAAGgtactttatcattttttctcctttggcCTCAGATCCACCTTGGATGTGGCCTACAACAACCTGTGAGTCGCTTCGGATTTCAAGGTTTTTTGCTCCTAGATGTTCCGCCAGGCTGAGGCTTGCTATCACTGCTTTGTACTCTGCCTCGTTGTTTGTGGTTGGAAAGTCTAACTTCAATGCCACTACGATTTCCTCCCTATCCGGTGTTATCAGAGCTACCCCGGCTCCGCTCCAGAACTTCATGGATGACCCATCGACATACGCTATCCACGCTTCTTCGGCAGGCGTTTCTTGGCTTTCGGGGAGATTACTAAATTCTGCAATAAAGTCCGCCAGAACTTGGGCCTTGATGGTGGTTCTCAGATAGAATTCTAGGTCAAATTCTCCGAGTTCCACGGCCCAATTTACCAACCTACCCGAGAGGTCGGGCTTTTGCAATACTTTCTTCAGAGGATACTCCGTGAGCACCCTTATAGCATGCGCCTAGAAATATGGTCTTAGCCTTCGAGCTGAGGTGATGAGGGCGAAGGCCAACTTCTCAATCCGAGGATATTTTCCTTCGGCTCCGTGCAGTGCCCTGCTAGTGAAATATACTGGTTTTTGTAATTCGGACTCCTCTCGGACTAAGACTGAGCTGACAGCTGATGGCGACACTGCTAGGTATAAGTAAAGAATTTCCCCTTCTTCTGGTGAACTCAAGAGTGGTGGGCTGGCTAGGTATACTTTTAACTGGCCAAAAGCCTCTTCCTTTTCGTTGCTCCAAACAAACGTCTTCTGAAGTATCTTGAAGAAGGGCAAGCATTTATCCGTTGATCGGGAGATGAACCGATTTAAGGCTGCAATCCTCCCGGTCAATTCCTGCAGTTGTTTTGTTGTACAGGGAGCTTGCATTTCCAGCACAACTCGGATTTTCTCTGGATTTGCCTCGATTCCTCTACTCGAGATCATGAACCCCAGGAACTTTCTGGATGAGACGCCAAAGGCACATTTCGCTGGGTTCAACTTCATCCGATATCTCTTTAGTGTGTCAAAAGTTTCTTCGAGATCAGCCAGATGGCTGGTCGCTTTCTGGCTCTTCACcagcatgtcatccacatatactTCTACGTTCCTCCCGATCTGGTTGCTGAACATTCTGTTGACTAACCTTTGGTAGGTCCCACCGGCATTCTTTAAACCGAAAGGCATCATATTGTAGCAATATAACCCTCGGTTGGTGATGAAGGAAGTTTTCTCTTCATCGAGCTCGCTCATGTGGATCTGGTTATACCCtgagaaggcatccataaaaCTTAGGAGCTCATGCCCCAAGATGGAGTCGATTAGGACATCCATCCTGGGGAGAGGGAAACTATCTTTTGGGCACACCCTATTGAGGTCGGTgaaatcaacgcacattctccatttcCCGCTTGACTTTGGccagccactgggggtagtCCACTTCTCGGATAAAGCCAGCTCTCAACAGTCTCTCCACTTCTTCATGTATGGCTTGGTTTCTTTCTGGAGcaaagtttcttcttttttgtttgatgGGTCGGTAGTTCGAGTCCACATTTAGCTTGTGCGAAATTACCGAGGGGTCAATTCCTGGCATGTCATCATGATACCAGGCGAACATGTCAGAATTACATCGGAGAAAAGCTATCAAGGACTCTTTGACCTCCGGAGATAACAGAGACCCCACTCTAACTCTTCTCTCTTTACCTCCTACTTCAAATTCTTCCATCTCCTCGGCTGGTTCTCCCGACTGTAATTGCTATTGTTCTCCTTTCTCCCCACCATTGCCCCGTGAAGGGGATCCTTTCATTGTTACGTTATAGCACTGGCGTGCCACGCTCTGTTCTCCCCTTAGTTCCCCAACCCCCCTCTCGGTTGGGAATTTAATCTTCAAATGTGGTGTGGAAGTAATTGCCTTCGGATCGTTGAGGACTGTCCTTCCAAGGatcgcattgtaggccgaggGTCTGTCGATCAGAAAGAACTTAACCATGATGGTTTTTGTGGTTGGATAGTCCCCGGCCGTTACAGGGAGTTCAATAGATCCGACCGATTAGACTTGCTCCCCAGCAAACCCCACCAAATGGCAGGTAGCCAGGATCACCTTTTCCGGGCTAATCTCCATGTGCTGAAAGGCCGACCAATATAGGATATCGGCCGAGCTTCCGTTATCGACAAACATTCGGTGAATTCGGTGGTTAGCTACTTGTAGCGTGACCACGATTGCGTCGGTATGAGGGAGCGAGACTCCCGCATAATCTTCATCTGAAAACCCCACCACCATGGACTCCCTTCGGTGTGATTTGCGGGGTCTCTCTACAGTCATAATCTCTTGATACTTCTGGTGCCGAGCATAGGCTTTTCTATCTGCACTCTTTTCTATGCCTCCACCGAAGCCCCCGGATATAGTTCGGATATCGGCGATAACCGGTTCATTACGTGGGTCATGACCCCGTGTGCCTCTGCTGTTGCTTCTATTCTGTCGAGGCTCTTCCCGAAGGGGTTCCTCCCTCCTTCTGTCTCGGCGAACTTCCAGGTGCTTCTGAGGGGAGCGATCTCTGTGTCTTGGTTCTTTGTCTTGATGCTCGCGAGACTCCTGATTCTGCCGAGGCTGGCCCTGGTTGTCTGCAATAAAACAGTGTAGGTTTCCGTTTTTGATGAACTTCTCGATCAAGATTCTGAGATTTCGGCATTCCTCGGTGACATGGCCTCATGCATCATGGAACGCGCAgtatttgtttctgttttcttctttcacgTATTTGTTGTGAAGCGGGTAAGGCTTCTCGTATTGCGGGTCCCTCTTGATCTCCATCAGCACCTCATTAATTGGAGAGTTCAGAGGAGTCCACTCATCTATGGAAAACTGGTAATACTTTGTAGGCTCCTTTTTTGTTTCGGTCCACTTTTCTTCCTTCCGGGCTTTTTCCTTCTTCCCGGGATTACTCGACTCCGCAATCTTTTGTTTATGGGACTCCCTCAGAGCCGCAAGGATTTTCTCTTGATTTACGTACTTCTCAATCACGTCCGTGAGATCGGCCAGATTCTCAGGATGATTGAGAGCAATCTCGGACATGAGAGGCCCTTCCACCCGTAATCCTTGGTAAAGAGCGGCATAAACCATCTCCTTGGTCGGGTTATCAACCATGAGTTTTGCTTGGTTGAACCAGATCACATAATCCTTTAGAGATTCGTCTCCCTTTTGGCGCATCGCCATTAATTGACCGGACAGCTTCTTCCGTTTGTACCCAACTAGGAATTGGGTTATAAATTTTCGTCCGAGATCTTCAAAACTCGTGATGGAACCCGGCGGGAGTTTTCGGAACCAGTCCTGGGCAGAACCGGACAGGGTGAACGGGAAGGCTCGGCACGCCAATTCCTGCGGAGTTCCCTACAAATCCATGTGCGTTTTGTAGTTGTCCAGGTGCTCGGTAGGATCTTCAACCCCGGTATATGTTTGGATAGCTGGAATTTTGAATTTCTCCGGCAGTTGGACTGCCATGATACATTCAGGGAATGGGGAAGATCTATTCAAGAGACTGTCTACTCGAGAAATTTTCCCCTTGGTCTTTTGCTGAATTTCAAGCTGCAACTGATTATACTTTTCTTCATACTTCTCATCGAGCATGGCGATGGCTTCGTTGAGCCTTCTTTCTTCATAATGGTGATCCACCATCCCTTCACTAGGAGGAGGATTCTCGGCTCCTTCAACTCGCCGAGATCGGTTTTCAGGTTGAGTTCTTTCCGTGAGCCTTCTTCTCTCCCTGTCTTCTTCCTCATGGGTGTTGCTTTCTCCTTCTTCATGTCCTCCAGGTACTTTAGGAACTCGTTCATCCGCCAGCCGCCTTTGCAGACGGATGTTCTGCTGAGTTAGGACCTCCATGTCCCTAGACATTTGGGCTATTCGAGCCTCCATCTCAGCTGTATGTTAATGAGATGTATCCCCCACCTCATTGCGGGGGTTATTCGCTCCTGAAGCTGTGGCTCTTGTTCGTACCATTTCAAATGTA
Coding sequences within:
- the LOC133871486 gene encoding uncharacterized protein LOC133871486 gives rise to the protein MAMRQKGDESLKDYVIWFNQAKLMVDNPTKEMVYAALYQGLRVEGPLMSEIALNHPENLADLTDVIEKYVNQEKILAALRESHKQKIAESSNPGKKEKARKEEKWTETKKEPTKYYQFSIDEWTPLNSPINEVLMEIKRDPQYEKPYPLHNKYGQPRQNQESREHQDKEPRHRDRSPQKHLEVRRDRRREEPLREEPRQNRSNSRGTRGHDPRNEPVIADIRTISGGFGGGIEKSADRKAYARHQKYQEIMTVERPRKSHRRESMVVGFSDEDYAGVSLPHTDAIVVTLQVANHRIHRMFVDNGSSADILYWSAFQHMEISPEKVILATCHLVGFAGEQV